The following are encoded together in the Mesotoga sp. Brook.08.105.5.1 genome:
- a CDS encoding transposase, protein MKHPRGKSYDPEFKLRLAKEFAETDKTLEEIAQENGISSKGLRGQKADAVGSS, encoded by the coding sequence ATGAAGCATCCGAGAGGCAAGAGTTATGATCCTGAGTTCAAACTTAGATTAGCTAAGGAGTTTGCAGAGACAGACAAGACACTTGAAGAGATTGCACAAGAGAATGGAATAAGCTCCAAGGGTTTGCGAGGCCAGAAAGCAGACGCAGTTGGATCTTCCTGA
- a CDS encoding aldo/keto reductase, which translates to MEYRKVGRSGLLISELSLGSWLTFGAQLDIDNARETMREAYKAGINFFDTAEAYASGMAESMMGEILKEFKREEVVVSTKIFWGGSKPNQKGLSRKHLLEGTWNSLKRLQLNYVDILYAHRPDPETPMEEVVLGMDYIVRNGLAFYWGTSEWSSKELEEAHKAAEKLNAIPPVVEQPQYNMFVRERVESEYQSIYKQYGLGLTVWSPLASGLLTGKYNSGIPENSRLAKFPGLKKHLEENRIFSEENLRKVAKLADVAEKLGTGLAQLALAWILKNENVSSIILGVSRVEQLRENLKALDLKERLTDDVVKEVMAIID; encoded by the coding sequence ATGGAATATCGCAAAGTTGGAAGAAGTGGTCTTCTTATTAGTGAGCTGAGTCTCGGATCATGGCTTACTTTTGGAGCGCAACTAGATATCGATAACGCAAGAGAAACCATGAGAGAGGCATATAAAGCGGGAATTAACTTCTTTGATACCGCTGAGGCATACGCCAGCGGTATGGCCGAATCAATGATGGGCGAGATCCTGAAGGAGTTCAAAAGAGAGGAAGTTGTCGTTTCCACGAAGATCTTCTGGGGAGGAAGCAAACCAAATCAGAAGGGACTCTCAAGAAAGCACCTTCTTGAGGGGACCTGGAATTCTCTCAAACGACTCCAGCTTAATTATGTTGATATACTATATGCTCACAGACCGGATCCCGAGACTCCGATGGAGGAAGTAGTCCTTGGAATGGATTACATTGTCAGAAACGGTCTTGCCTTCTACTGGGGGACATCTGAATGGAGTTCTAAAGAGCTGGAAGAAGCCCACAAAGCTGCCGAGAAGTTGAATGCCATTCCTCCTGTTGTTGAGCAGCCGCAGTACAACATGTTTGTGAGAGAAAGGGTTGAATCGGAGTATCAGTCTATCTACAAACAGTACGGTCTTGGTCTTACTGTTTGGAGCCCTCTTGCCAGTGGTCTTCTTACGGGGAAGTACAACAGTGGTATTCCGGAAAACAGTAGGTTAGCCAAGTTCCCCGGTTTGAAAAAGCACCTTGAAGAGAACAGAATATTCTCTGAAGAAAATCTAAGAAAGGTTGCCAAACTGGCAGATGTCGCAGAGAAGCTCGGGACGGGACTCGCTCAGCTGGCACTTGCCTGGATCCTCAAGAATGAAAACGTTAGTTCAATTATCCTTGGAGTTAGTAGGGTTGAACAGCTTAGAGAAAACCTCAAAGCCCTAGATTTGAAGGAAAGATTGACCGACGATGTTGTGAAAGAAGTAATGGCGATAATCGATTAA
- a CDS encoding DUF4230 domain-containing protein → MFVLNIVLFAIIAILVLLFFQSRKKTSFKSESIIHKVERISELSTAKMTTLLIFEPERGSLVPGTVQRFIFIVPFQVRGYLDLRRLREDSIEVHEGEARRIKLTLPAPKLEVTIPQSKIPDIKVINQSGVLVRIFGNRDMLKTFQSYSKEIEKQALQSAYEMGVEETSKESARNFFHGLFLGMGFDEVVVLFEQDQVPDAQPSSETIRSERKG, encoded by the coding sequence TTGTTCGTTCTGAATATAGTACTTTTCGCAATAATAGCTATACTCGTTCTCCTTTTCTTCCAGTCGAGAAAGAAGACGAGTTTCAAATCGGAATCGATAATCCATAAGGTAGAGAGAATCTCTGAGTTGAGCACTGCCAAGATGACTACCTTGCTGATTTTCGAACCCGAGAGAGGAAGTCTCGTTCCAGGAACGGTCCAACGATTCATCTTCATCGTTCCATTCCAGGTACGTGGTTATCTCGATCTGAGGAGATTAAGGGAAGATTCCATAGAGGTCCATGAAGGTGAAGCAAGAAGAATAAAACTCACCCTTCCTGCTCCCAAACTCGAAGTGACGATACCTCAGAGTAAGATTCCAGACATCAAAGTAATCAATCAAAGCGGAGTACTCGTAAGAATCTTTGGTAACAGGGATATGCTTAAGACATTTCAGTCATACAGTAAGGAGATTGAGAAACAGGCACTTCAGAGTGCATATGAGATGGGGGTTGAAGAGACTTCAAAAGAAAGCGCGAGAAACTTCTTTCATGGGCTCTTTCTTGGAATGGGATTCGATGAGGTAGTTGTTCTTTTTGAGCAAGATCAGGTGCCTGACGCACAACCTTCATCTGAAACGATCAGAAGTGAAAGAAAAGGTTGA
- a CDS encoding Ig-like domain-containing protein has translation MKRWMVYVLVVAGVAAIILIITLPGVLNKEPQIELPVQVVNQGEKLSVNLKQFVSDEKVDEVALELIDGPGVLSGFSYTFEPGFSYAGEIAVRIRATDEQGKSSEDEMLVNVIRVNRPPEIDTSPVVVNEGETLSIDLNSIAVDPDGDNLEFSVEGPGELEGSIYTYSPGYNDAGNGVLRVIARDTHGNETARDIPLEIIDVNAPPVVMQIKNQVVNEGERISVDIASAVVDVDGDEIFFSIEQGPGLLEDGLFVYEPSFADAGTKSVIIRVEDSYGNEAFSSFEVEVKDFNRPPKLLLSDIVLNEGDTVEIDFVERVIDPDGDEVSFAIEGPGEIVDGKYKYTPRFGEAGEESVTVFLEDEKGGTSTAAFRIRVNEVNRPPTVSIPDWGVKEGETLRIYLRAFVFDPDGDDLDFEIVEGPGAIEDGHYLYSPDFDSEGTHEVKLLARDSKGLESIGTFTVDVENVNRAPVKVIPSLNTTIMETFTLNLDLSSLFFDPDGDDLEFEMEGYGRIEESSYVFSPGYNDQGQKLATVTAYDSLGLSDSLLIRIDVRDKNRPADLFIPDGIAEVGSEYSLYLREFASDPDGDNLEFRLLSGPGEVVEGRYSFIPTRKDIGKNEVLLEVMDEKGMKTENRFTVMVETSEKVTIISYALRSVDSDLVRIVAGQHEILSRERQSVIQTDWIFDFNEIHFFAVNESGDTLIGTAVFDDVDSQLNRKIYSPAGDYMGNIILVTE, from the coding sequence ATGAAGAGATGGATGGTCTACGTTCTAGTTGTTGCTGGTGTGGCTGCAATAATACTTATTATTACGCTTCCCGGAGTCCTAAACAAGGAGCCGCAGATAGAATTACCTGTGCAGGTGGTCAACCAGGGTGAAAAGCTCTCTGTGAATCTGAAGCAATTTGTCAGTGATGAAAAAGTTGACGAGGTTGCTCTTGAACTGATAGATGGGCCCGGTGTTTTGTCTGGCTTTTCTTACACTTTTGAACCAGGGTTTTCGTACGCTGGGGAGATCGCTGTCAGGATTCGCGCAACGGATGAACAAGGAAAGAGCTCTGAAGATGAAATGCTTGTTAATGTGATAAGGGTGAATCGACCTCCCGAAATCGATACATCTCCTGTTGTAGTGAATGAAGGAGAGACGCTTTCTATAGACCTGAATTCAATTGCCGTTGATCCAGATGGAGACAACCTGGAATTCTCGGTTGAGGGGCCGGGCGAGCTGGAAGGAAGTATCTACACCTATTCCCCAGGCTACAACGATGCCGGTAATGGCGTCTTGAGAGTAATTGCCAGAGATACTCACGGTAATGAGACAGCTCGCGACATTCCACTCGAAATCATTGATGTCAATGCTCCACCAGTAGTAATGCAAATCAAGAATCAAGTAGTCAACGAGGGAGAACGTATATCGGTGGATATTGCCTCTGCTGTCGTCGACGTAGATGGAGATGAAATCTTCTTCAGTATAGAACAAGGTCCTGGACTACTTGAAGATGGTTTATTCGTATATGAGCCTTCTTTTGCAGATGCTGGAACGAAGAGCGTGATTATCAGGGTAGAAGACAGTTACGGGAACGAAGCCTTTTCAAGCTTCGAGGTCGAAGTCAAAGACTTTAACCGTCCCCCAAAGCTTCTCTTAAGTGACATCGTCTTGAACGAGGGCGATACAGTGGAAATTGACTTCGTCGAAAGGGTTATCGATCCCGATGGAGACGAGGTAAGCTTTGCTATCGAAGGACCGGGAGAAATTGTCGATGGCAAGTACAAGTACACTCCTCGTTTCGGCGAAGCTGGCGAGGAATCTGTTACAGTATTCCTGGAAGACGAGAAGGGTGGAACAAGTACTGCAGCTTTTAGAATAAGAGTGAACGAAGTCAACAGACCGCCAACAGTATCTATACCAGATTGGGGAGTTAAAGAGGGTGAGACCTTAAGGATATATCTCAGGGCTTTCGTTTTCGACCCCGATGGAGATGATTTGGATTTCGAAATCGTTGAAGGACCCGGCGCGATCGAAGATGGTCACTATCTTTACTCTCCCGATTTCGACTCAGAAGGCACTCATGAAGTCAAATTGCTTGCCAGAGACAGCAAGGGACTCGAAAGCATCGGCACATTTACCGTGGACGTTGAGAACGTGAACAGAGCCCCTGTCAAGGTCATCCCTTCGCTGAATACAACGATTATGGAGACATTCACCCTTAACCTGGACCTGAGCAGTCTCTTTTTCGATCCCGATGGAGATGATCTTGAGTTTGAGATGGAAGGTTATGGAAGAATAGAGGAGTCCAGTTATGTATTCTCTCCCGGCTACAACGACCAGGGGCAGAAACTCGCCACTGTCACTGCATACGACAGCCTCGGTTTGTCGGATAGCCTTCTTATTAGAATAGACGTGAGAGACAAGAACAGACCAGCAGATCTATTCATACCAGACGGCATCGCGGAGGTAGGAAGCGAGTATTCTTTATACCTTAGAGAGTTCGCGAGCGATCCAGATGGCGATAATCTTGAATTCAGACTTTTGTCGGGACCTGGCGAAGTAGTTGAAGGGAGGTATTCATTCATTCCCACCAGAAAAGATATCGGAAAGAATGAGGTCCTCCTGGAAGTCATGGACGAAAAGGGAATGAAAACAGAGAATCGATTCACAGTTATGGTTGAAACCTCAGAAAAGGTAACGATAATCTCATATGCACTTCGCTCAGTTGATAGTGATTTGGTAAGAATCGTTGCTGGTCAGCACGAGATTCTGTCTCGGGAAAGACAGTCAGTAATTCAAACAGACTGGATCTTCGACTTCAATGAGATTCACTTCTTCGCGGTCAACGAATCGGGAGATACTTTAATCGGTACTGCGGTATTTGATGATGTTGATTCTCAACTCAACAGAAAGATATACTCTCCTGCAGGCGATTACATGGGAAATATCATTCTAGTGACCGAATAG
- a CDS encoding DUF5362 family protein, translating to MLERTDGVSGIEGITYQTLSGLSYWAGFVGIWTIVGAVLGIIGSIVGMVANPFSIFGAISAVVALIMGLKLRSSKKELDSFVQSKASINLEIALDSLRHYFRIQGILIILALVFIVITIVSMAAMGSLMANYMNSF from the coding sequence ATGTTGGAGAGAACGGATGGGGTATCCGGCATAGAAGGTATCACTTATCAAACTTTGAGCGGTCTCAGCTATTGGGCTGGATTTGTCGGTATATGGACTATAGTAGGTGCCGTTCTTGGGATTATTGGGTCTATCGTAGGTATGGTGGCAAACCCCTTCTCGATTTTCGGTGCTATAAGCGCAGTAGTTGCTTTGATTATGGGGCTGAAACTTAGGAGTTCGAAGAAGGAATTAGACTCGTTTGTCCAATCAAAGGCGTCAATCAACTTGGAAATTGCGCTTGACAGCCTTAGACATTACTTCAGAATTCAGGGAATACTAATAATCCTAGCCCTTGTATTCATAGTTATAACAATAGTTTCCATGGCTGCTATGGGTAGTCTAATGGCAAATTACATGAATAGCTTCTGA